In Rariglobus hedericola, the following proteins share a genomic window:
- a CDS encoding tetratricopeptide repeat protein — MTEPLSNADDLKHIEQRQPLQHKGLRRFAPFWIRRTSKGWQVQVFWKWLAVSLVILGIMGWLGGASAAYVFVKYKRGFTEARFTDIMFLRWDAYQVSAGDFFIKNAQEDLKKQKFREAFYGLRLGLIKSPANKEGRLLLAQFYGLWKRPDLTRQTLLDGFAYHKNDTDYLKTLFSFLLQQQDDQQVISYYKQLLGNDSTISPRNQLVALAAASSCYFRGNYDEAEAILQRYQLEGSRDGRLLIARINWETGARDQAIDRLRALASEMPNDEELYTQTVTYLREAGRDDEARRESFVRALANPRNARARIDQLYAYQKEGDAASVKSNVEEIFNDFSSDPNALLALADFAANSGDPVLARRIYDHAKARNLNWEGAALMTVEANIVAKKYQAAIEMVRLLQSENPDWNKRYYSVFNGLQAIAHYGLGDAEAAQLFLNNFLGQNNVRADNLIAVSKRLLTVGAKAQARQVLDQAVQADPLNQAALSNLVQLDLDLNNTPPLAANVRKLLAMRKPSQAVLRSAYRQLGSDLFLFSPDRTALLQDLRAALTVSLSKS, encoded by the coding sequence ATGACCGAGCCTCTTTCCAACGCGGACGACTTAAAACACATCGAGCAGCGCCAGCCTCTCCAGCACAAAGGATTGCGCCGTTTTGCTCCTTTTTGGATCCGCCGCACATCCAAGGGCTGGCAGGTTCAGGTGTTTTGGAAATGGCTGGCCGTATCCTTGGTAATTTTGGGCATCATGGGATGGCTGGGTGGCGCTTCCGCCGCCTATGTTTTTGTAAAATACAAGCGCGGGTTCACCGAGGCGCGGTTTACCGACATCATGTTCCTGCGCTGGGACGCCTATCAGGTTTCTGCGGGCGATTTTTTCATTAAGAACGCTCAGGAGGACCTGAAGAAGCAAAAGTTCCGTGAGGCTTTTTACGGACTTCGCTTGGGTTTGATCAAATCACCCGCCAACAAGGAAGGCCGTCTCCTGCTGGCCCAATTCTACGGCCTCTGGAAACGCCCGGACCTCACCCGCCAGACCCTGCTGGACGGTTTTGCGTATCACAAAAACGATACCGACTACCTGAAGACGCTCTTCTCATTCCTGCTCCAACAGCAGGATGATCAACAGGTCATAAGCTATTACAAACAATTGCTGGGCAATGATTCAACGATCAGCCCTCGCAACCAATTAGTTGCCCTCGCAGCCGCTTCTTCGTGCTATTTTCGCGGTAACTACGATGAAGCGGAGGCCATTCTCCAACGCTATCAGCTGGAAGGCTCGCGCGATGGACGCCTGCTCATCGCCCGCATCAACTGGGAAACCGGCGCGCGTGATCAGGCGATCGACCGCTTGCGTGCACTCGCCTCGGAGATGCCCAACGATGAAGAGCTCTACACCCAGACCGTGACCTACCTCCGCGAAGCGGGTCGCGACGATGAGGCGCGTCGCGAGAGTTTTGTTCGCGCCCTCGCCAATCCCCGCAACGCCCGTGCCCGCATCGACCAGCTCTACGCCTACCAAAAAGAGGGCGATGCGGCTTCCGTGAAATCCAACGTCGAGGAGATCTTTAACGACTTCTCCTCCGATCCCAACGCCTTGCTCGCACTGGCCGACTTCGCCGCCAATTCCGGCGACCCCGTGCTCGCCCGCCGCATCTATGATCACGCCAAGGCCCGAAACCTGAACTGGGAAGGCGCCGCCCTCATGACGGTCGAGGCCAACATCGTCGCCAAAAAATACCAGGCCGCCATCGAGATGGTCCGTCTGCTCCAAAGCGAAAACCCCGATTGGAACAAACGCTACTATTCCGTCTTCAACGGCCTCCAGGCCATCGCCCACTATGGCTTGGGCGACGCCGAAGCCGCCCAGCTTTTCCTCAACAATTTCCTTGGTCAAAACAATGTCCGCGCCGACAACCTCATCGCTGTCTCGAAGCGCTTGCTGACCGTCGGCGCCAAGGCCCAAGCCCGCCAGGTGCTCGATCAAGCCGTCCAAGCCGATCCGCTGAATCAAGCCGCCCTCAGCAATCTGGTGCAGCTCGATCTGGACTTGAACAACACGCCTCCGCTGGCCGCCAACGTCCGCAAGCTCCTCGCGATGCGCAAGCCCTCGCAGGCCGTCCTCCGTTCCGCCTATCGCCAGCTCGGCAGCGATCTCTTCCTCTTCTCGCCCGACCGCACCGCCCTGCTTCAGGATCTGCGCGCCGCACTGACTGTGTCGCTGTCGAAATCCTGA
- a CDS encoding outer membrane beta-barrel protein — MKNIVRNLTILSCVGSSAFAAPFLAIGDNAELFATGEASVAYNDNILLASGVPGSPELEDTIFTFVPGFDLQFGKDSLIKGNLIGTATLTSYADNDNLNNQLLAIGGNSTYDNGSLKLGANASFKELDQPTVDVVPNGKLVERHVADVGVNGELAFSEKISAGAGIAYSHVDYKDPAYTEEESYTVPVNIYYELTPKVDVSAGIRYTNTELDNGAEYDAYYYNVGARGSFTPKLSGSFSVGYNTRSVNIGPDDDDSIGADASLAYAYSDKTQFTLAASRNFSNATAGGASYENSEITIGASSAITVDWRLNAALTYRMLDYQNVSRTDDYVQASVGATYLINTHLSTSLTYIFRDNSSDAGAANEFSNNVVSLSISARY; from the coding sequence ATGAAGAACATCGTCCGTAACCTGACTATCTTGAGCTGCGTGGGCAGTTCTGCGTTTGCCGCTCCGTTCCTCGCCATTGGCGACAACGCCGAGCTTTTTGCCACTGGTGAAGCCAGTGTCGCCTATAACGACAACATCCTGCTGGCCTCCGGCGTCCCCGGCTCTCCTGAGCTGGAAGACACGATCTTCACGTTTGTCCCCGGCTTTGATCTTCAGTTCGGCAAGGATTCCCTGATCAAAGGCAACCTGATCGGCACCGCCACTCTCACGAGCTACGCTGACAACGACAACTTGAACAACCAGCTCCTCGCCATCGGTGGTAACTCCACCTATGATAACGGCAGCCTCAAGTTGGGCGCCAACGCCTCGTTCAAAGAGCTCGATCAACCCACGGTTGATGTCGTTCCTAACGGTAAACTCGTCGAGCGTCATGTCGCCGATGTCGGCGTGAACGGCGAACTCGCCTTCTCAGAGAAGATCAGCGCCGGCGCCGGCATCGCTTACAGCCACGTCGACTACAAAGATCCCGCTTACACTGAAGAGGAGAGCTACACGGTTCCGGTTAACATCTATTACGAACTGACCCCCAAGGTCGACGTCAGCGCGGGTATTCGTTACACCAACACCGAGCTCGATAACGGTGCTGAATATGACGCTTACTACTACAACGTCGGTGCCCGTGGTTCCTTTACCCCCAAGCTCAGCGGTTCGTTCAGCGTGGGTTATAACACCCGCAGCGTGAACATCGGCCCGGATGACGATGATTCGATCGGTGCGGACGCCTCGCTGGCCTACGCCTACTCTGACAAGACCCAGTTCACCCTCGCTGCTTCGCGTAACTTCAGCAACGCGACCGCTGGTGGTGCTTCTTACGAGAACAGTGAAATCACCATCGGTGCTTCCAGTGCCATCACGGTTGATTGGCGCCTGAATGCCGCTCTTACCTACCGCATGCTGGATTACCAGAATGTTTCCCGCACGGATGATTACGTCCAGGCTTCTGTTGGTGCCACCTACCTCATCAACACCCACCTGAGCACCAGCTTGACGTATATCTTCCGCGACAACTCCTCGGACGCTGGCGCTGCAAACGAGTTCTCCAACAACGTCGTTTCCCTGTCGATCTCGGCTCGCTACTAA
- a CDS encoding polysaccharide biosynthesis/export family protein, which translates to MTIPFDGRRSFGLLPFFFLPLPVPMSPTFKTSVLFFCSLVFSFSLSAAEQRPLPAAAAQDYVLQPSDLLNIQVFQEENLKRDVRVSKEYSITLPLIGKVDVKGKSLRQAEDLIRELYDRDYLVNPQVNVVVIEYAKRTVNVIGQVNQPGAVLFPQEEGLTLLDAISRAGGFSRLANRSQVKLTRTNSDGKSDTYIINVDDLIKGSSSNSWPLLVNDIIFVPERIL; encoded by the coding sequence TTGACCATTCCTTTCGACGGAAGAAGATCATTTGGTCTTCTTCCGTTTTTTTTTCTCCCCTTGCCCGTGCCCATGTCGCCCACGTTTAAAACTTCCGTTCTTTTTTTCTGCTCCCTGGTTTTTTCGTTTTCGCTTTCGGCCGCCGAGCAACGGCCACTTCCTGCCGCCGCGGCGCAGGACTACGTTCTTCAGCCGTCCGACTTGTTGAATATTCAAGTATTCCAGGAGGAAAACCTGAAGCGTGACGTGCGCGTCTCCAAAGAGTATTCCATTACCCTGCCGCTGATCGGCAAAGTGGACGTGAAGGGCAAGTCGCTGCGTCAGGCAGAGGACCTTATTCGCGAGCTCTATGACCGCGATTATCTGGTGAATCCTCAGGTCAACGTCGTGGTGATCGAATATGCCAAGCGCACGGTTAACGTGATCGGCCAAGTCAATCAACCGGGTGCGGTGCTCTTTCCCCAGGAAGAGGGGCTGACGCTCCTTGATGCCATTTCTCGCGCCGGAGGTTTCAGTCGTCTGGCCAATCGCTCGCAGGTCAAGCTGACCCGCACCAACAGCGATGGCAAAAGCGACACTTACATTATCAACGTCGATGATCTCATCAAGGGCAGCTCCAGCAACAGCTGGCCGCTCCTCGTGAACGACATCATCTTTGTGCCGGAACGCATTCTTTAA